The Aphis gossypii isolate Hap1 chromosome 3, ASM2018417v2, whole genome shotgun sequence genome includes a region encoding these proteins:
- the LOC114121152 gene encoding uncharacterized protein LOC114121152 isoform X2 encodes MADDPEYGEVPKSGPQTRLKSKIKSEQIQSTWSPVRTAPGLRPNCTIFYDGNGFAYHNHKIANNKKYLKCTQKSIKKKPCPARAVIRNHDNMIRHSGEPHTHKPRNYDEDLLKRNFLMKIRERAINENTPNRAIFDEEIKKTPKLRGKVTFSSTARRMQRFRQPQKMQGPLFPIEDNELIDAINDFKNIPLEESTTSDGQECKSDIIFNAENHIEVIEVDDIDMESNEYTDEVESEAFNEKDDKENVSKNIKKETDKTVNMFCCIYCNKWQEPQLFEFVPNQKSKTIELKEKEEKKNVSLPINRSSPVTIDNSSENTLNNNQTSTSSTIEDSEVHEDVSENNDANNDIICKQENNNLDVGTDIPETSNLDTPEFCKSSGLEKKKKVERKLGFLQMRIDSTIYFDNMGYSYQIQNEKNDKKYLRCVVWGKKKCPGRAHLNIKTLNIIRSRGHNHLPSSNCDAEKQARAFLHAIKQRAQEENTPLKTIYSEEIKNFPLANTVVNYANATRRMQRTRRLKNQPSTVLDKEPPLLLSVQVIPGTRRGTSLYLDELGYYYHNDALTNSGKIVRCTKNRKTATDEACHSRGYMRASGDGFVIYRTKEHNHPPGDLKRNPLERSFINTLCERARNELHLGLKDIYNEEVERFLDVADKIPYRMAWRSMARTRQPPKASGEVKLVSVKVVSGIWDGYTLYRDEIGFLYSMRKGRKLAWCQMNTKIKCLVKGTISVENDTTMLEFTGEHNHPPLGDDEFQAAMFLERIMVRSVEENGKPKKFYDEELVNFPGADKRITLSYAREKIKARRKSALKKSTTHETLETICEPLHYVEFWDDDPNSIDLTEDVLSDDEDFSEKSKDFNIYSDEQGFKFSLVNVKDEARYLECIMKYNGCDATGEMFKGENDEWLFIPNSDPHNHLPHEDQPNDVQNESTDD; translated from the exons ATGGCAG ATGATCCTGAGTATGGAGAAGTACCTAAATCTGGCCCTCAGACAAggcttaaatcaaaaattaaatcagaaCAAATTCAATCCACTTGGTCACCAGTTCGCACTGCTCCAGGTTTACGACCAAAttgcacaatattttatgatggaAATGGATTTGCTTACCATAACCATAAaattgcaaataataaaaa gtatttaaaatgtacacaaaaaagtattaaaaagaaaCCATGTCCAGCTAGAGCAGTTATTAGAAATCACGATAATATGATTCGTCATTCAGGAGaaccacacacacataaaccAAGAAACTATGATGAAGATTTATTGAAgagaaattttttaatgaaaattagaGAAAGAGCAATCAACGAGAACACACCTAATAGAGCAATTTTTgatgaagaaataaaaaa aACACCAAAACTTAGAGGTAAAGTTACCTTTTCGAGCACTGCAAGAAGGATGCAGAGATTTCGTCAACCACAAAAAATGCAGGGTCCATTATTTCCTATAGAAGACAATGAACTCATTGAtgcaataaatgattttaaaaatattccacTTGAAGAAAGTACTACTAGTGATGGTCAAGAGTGTAAatctgatataatatttaatgctgAGAATCATATAGAAGTTATAGAAGTTGATGACATTGATATGGAAAGTAATGAATATACTGATGAGGTTGAAAGTGAAGCTTTCAATGAAAAAGATGACAAAGAGaatgtttctaaaaatattaaaaaagaaacagaTAAAACTGTGAATATGtttt gttgtatttattgtaataagtgGCAAGAACCTCAACTTTTTGAATTTGTCCCTaatcaaaaatctaaaacaattgaattaaaagaaaaagaagagaaaaaaaatgtatcattaccTATTAATCGTTCTAGTCCAGTAACTATTGATAATTCCTcagaaaatacattaaataataatcaaacttCTACAAGTTCTACAATTGAAGATTCTGAAGTTCACGAAGATGTATCTGAAAATAATGATGctaataatgacataatatgtaaacaagaaaataataatttagatgtaGGTACTGATATTCCAGAAACTTCTAATCTAGACACACCTGAATTTTGTAAATCATCTGgcctagaaaaaaaaaaaaaagttgaacgCAAATTAGGATTTTTGCAAATGCGAATTGattcaacaatatattttgataatatggGTTATAgttatcaaattcaaaatgaaaaaaatgacaagaa gtacttaagatGTGTTGTTTGGGGTAAAAAGAAATGCCCAGGTCGAGcccatttaaacataaaaacattgaatattattagatcTAGAGGACACAATCATTTACCATCATCTAATTGTGATGCTGAAAAACAAGCTAGAGCATTTTTGCATGCTATTAAACAAAGGGCTCAAGAAGAAAATACtcctttaaaaactatttattcagAAGAAATAaagaa ctTTCCTCTTGCTAATACTGTGGTTAATTATGCAAATGCTACCAGACGAATGCAACGGACAAgaagattaaaaaatcaacCTAGTACGGTATTAGATAAAGAACCACCATTACTATTATCCGTTCAAGTGATACCAGGTACTCGACGTGGTACATCTTTATATTTAGATGAACTAggttattattaccataatgATGCATTAACGAACAGTggaaa aatagtaAGATGTaccaaaaatagaaaaacagcAACTGATGAAGCATGTCATTCGAGAGGATATATGCGTGCTTCTGGAGATGGATTTGTCATTTATAGAACTAAAGAGCATAATCATCCACCAGGAGATCTTAAGAGAAATCCATTAGAACGATCGTTCATTAATACCTTATGTGAACGAGCACGAAATGAACTTCATTTGGGTCTTAAAGATATTTACAATGAAGAAGTCGAAag GTTTCTTGATGTAGCAGATAAAATTCCTTATCGAATGGCATGGCGAAGTATGGCTAGAACGAGGCAACCTCCTAAAGCATCTGGGGAAGTTAAACTAGTTAGTGTAAAAGTTGTTTCAGGAATTTGGGATGGATATACACTTTATCGAGATGAAATAGGatttttgtattcaatgaGGAAAGGAAGAAA ACTTGCATGGTGTcaaatgaatacaaaaataaaatgtttagttaaaGGCACAATATCAGTTGAGAATGATACTACAATGTTAGAGTTTACTGGAGAACATAATCATCCACCATTGGGCGATGATGAGTTTCAAGCAGCTATGTTTCTTGAAAGAATTATGGTTAGAAGTGTGGAAGAAAACggtaaaccaaaaaaattctATGATGAAGAATTAGTCAA CTTTCCCGGTGCTGATAAACGTATAACATTGTCATATGCACGTGAGAAAATAAAAGCTAGGAGAAAAAGTGCtttgaaaaaaagtacaaCCCATGAAACGTTAGAAACTATTTGTGAACCGTTGCATTATGTTGAATTTTGGGATGATGACCCTAATTCTATCGACTTAACTGAAGATGTTTTATCTGACGATGAAGATTTTAGTGAAAAGTcaaaagattttaatatttactcagATGAACAAGGATTCAAATTTTCTTTAGTCAATGTAAAAGATGAAGCtag atATTTAGAATGTATTATGAAGTACAATGGATGTGATGCCACAGGAGAAATGTTTAAAGGTGAAAATGATGAGTGGCTATTTATTCCTAATAGCGATCCTCACAACCATTTACCTCATGAAGATCAACCAAATGATGTACAGAATGAGTCTACAGATGattaa
- the LOC114121152 gene encoding uncharacterized protein LOC114121152 isoform X1, protein MADHNYCDNENVLKFTEPSNSDNYESKCVISVSDDPEYGEVPKSGPQTRLKSKIKSEQIQSTWSPVRTAPGLRPNCTIFYDGNGFAYHNHKIANNKKYLKCTQKSIKKKPCPARAVIRNHDNMIRHSGEPHTHKPRNYDEDLLKRNFLMKIRERAINENTPNRAIFDEEIKKTPKLRGKVTFSSTARRMQRFRQPQKMQGPLFPIEDNELIDAINDFKNIPLEESTTSDGQECKSDIIFNAENHIEVIEVDDIDMESNEYTDEVESEAFNEKDDKENVSKNIKKETDKTVNMFCCIYCNKWQEPQLFEFVPNQKSKTIELKEKEEKKNVSLPINRSSPVTIDNSSENTLNNNQTSTSSTIEDSEVHEDVSENNDANNDIICKQENNNLDVGTDIPETSNLDTPEFCKSSGLEKKKKVERKLGFLQMRIDSTIYFDNMGYSYQIQNEKNDKKYLRCVVWGKKKCPGRAHLNIKTLNIIRSRGHNHLPSSNCDAEKQARAFLHAIKQRAQEENTPLKTIYSEEIKNFPLANTVVNYANATRRMQRTRRLKNQPSTVLDKEPPLLLSVQVIPGTRRGTSLYLDELGYYYHNDALTNSGKIVRCTKNRKTATDEACHSRGYMRASGDGFVIYRTKEHNHPPGDLKRNPLERSFINTLCERARNELHLGLKDIYNEEVERFLDVADKIPYRMAWRSMARTRQPPKASGEVKLVSVKVVSGIWDGYTLYRDEIGFLYSMRKGRKLAWCQMNTKIKCLVKGTISVENDTTMLEFTGEHNHPPLGDDEFQAAMFLERIMVRSVEENGKPKKFYDEELVNFPGADKRITLSYAREKIKARRKSALKKSTTHETLETICEPLHYVEFWDDDPNSIDLTEDVLSDDEDFSEKSKDFNIYSDEQGFKFSLVNVKDEARYLECIMKYNGCDATGEMFKGENDEWLFIPNSDPHNHLPHEDQPNDVQNESTDD, encoded by the exons ATGGCAG ACcataattattgtgataatgagaatgtattaaaattcacTGAACCATCTAATAGTGACAATTATGAatcaaaatgtgtaatatCCGTGTCAGATGATCCTGAGTATGGAGAAGTACCTAAATCTGGCCCTCAGACAAggcttaaatcaaaaattaaatcagaaCAAATTCAATCCACTTGGTCACCAGTTCGCACTGCTCCAGGTTTACGACCAAAttgcacaatattttatgatggaAATGGATTTGCTTACCATAACCATAAaattgcaaataataaaaa gtatttaaaatgtacacaaaaaagtattaaaaagaaaCCATGTCCAGCTAGAGCAGTTATTAGAAATCACGATAATATGATTCGTCATTCAGGAGaaccacacacacataaaccAAGAAACTATGATGAAGATTTATTGAAgagaaattttttaatgaaaattagaGAAAGAGCAATCAACGAGAACACACCTAATAGAGCAATTTTTgatgaagaaataaaaaa aACACCAAAACTTAGAGGTAAAGTTACCTTTTCGAGCACTGCAAGAAGGATGCAGAGATTTCGTCAACCACAAAAAATGCAGGGTCCATTATTTCCTATAGAAGACAATGAACTCATTGAtgcaataaatgattttaaaaatattccacTTGAAGAAAGTACTACTAGTGATGGTCAAGAGTGTAAatctgatataatatttaatgctgAGAATCATATAGAAGTTATAGAAGTTGATGACATTGATATGGAAAGTAATGAATATACTGATGAGGTTGAAAGTGAAGCTTTCAATGAAAAAGATGACAAAGAGaatgtttctaaaaatattaaaaaagaaacagaTAAAACTGTGAATATGtttt gttgtatttattgtaataagtgGCAAGAACCTCAACTTTTTGAATTTGTCCCTaatcaaaaatctaaaacaattgaattaaaagaaaaagaagagaaaaaaaatgtatcattaccTATTAATCGTTCTAGTCCAGTAACTATTGATAATTCCTcagaaaatacattaaataataatcaaacttCTACAAGTTCTACAATTGAAGATTCTGAAGTTCACGAAGATGTATCTGAAAATAATGATGctaataatgacataatatgtaaacaagaaaataataatttagatgtaGGTACTGATATTCCAGAAACTTCTAATCTAGACACACCTGAATTTTGTAAATCATCTGgcctagaaaaaaaaaaaaaagttgaacgCAAATTAGGATTTTTGCAAATGCGAATTGattcaacaatatattttgataatatggGTTATAgttatcaaattcaaaatgaaaaaaatgacaagaa gtacttaagatGTGTTGTTTGGGGTAAAAAGAAATGCCCAGGTCGAGcccatttaaacataaaaacattgaatattattagatcTAGAGGACACAATCATTTACCATCATCTAATTGTGATGCTGAAAAACAAGCTAGAGCATTTTTGCATGCTATTAAACAAAGGGCTCAAGAAGAAAATACtcctttaaaaactatttattcagAAGAAATAaagaa ctTTCCTCTTGCTAATACTGTGGTTAATTATGCAAATGCTACCAGACGAATGCAACGGACAAgaagattaaaaaatcaacCTAGTACGGTATTAGATAAAGAACCACCATTACTATTATCCGTTCAAGTGATACCAGGTACTCGACGTGGTACATCTTTATATTTAGATGAACTAggttattattaccataatgATGCATTAACGAACAGTggaaa aatagtaAGATGTaccaaaaatagaaaaacagcAACTGATGAAGCATGTCATTCGAGAGGATATATGCGTGCTTCTGGAGATGGATTTGTCATTTATAGAACTAAAGAGCATAATCATCCACCAGGAGATCTTAAGAGAAATCCATTAGAACGATCGTTCATTAATACCTTATGTGAACGAGCACGAAATGAACTTCATTTGGGTCTTAAAGATATTTACAATGAAGAAGTCGAAag GTTTCTTGATGTAGCAGATAAAATTCCTTATCGAATGGCATGGCGAAGTATGGCTAGAACGAGGCAACCTCCTAAAGCATCTGGGGAAGTTAAACTAGTTAGTGTAAAAGTTGTTTCAGGAATTTGGGATGGATATACACTTTATCGAGATGAAATAGGatttttgtattcaatgaGGAAAGGAAGAAA ACTTGCATGGTGTcaaatgaatacaaaaataaaatgtttagttaaaGGCACAATATCAGTTGAGAATGATACTACAATGTTAGAGTTTACTGGAGAACATAATCATCCACCATTGGGCGATGATGAGTTTCAAGCAGCTATGTTTCTTGAAAGAATTATGGTTAGAAGTGTGGAAGAAAACggtaaaccaaaaaaattctATGATGAAGAATTAGTCAA CTTTCCCGGTGCTGATAAACGTATAACATTGTCATATGCACGTGAGAAAATAAAAGCTAGGAGAAAAAGTGCtttgaaaaaaagtacaaCCCATGAAACGTTAGAAACTATTTGTGAACCGTTGCATTATGTTGAATTTTGGGATGATGACCCTAATTCTATCGACTTAACTGAAGATGTTTTATCTGACGATGAAGATTTTAGTGAAAAGTcaaaagattttaatatttactcagATGAACAAGGATTCAAATTTTCTTTAGTCAATGTAAAAGATGAAGCtag atATTTAGAATGTATTATGAAGTACAATGGATGTGATGCCACAGGAGAAATGTTTAAAGGTGAAAATGATGAGTGGCTATTTATTCCTAATAGCGATCCTCACAACCATTTACCTCATGAAGATCAACCAAATGATGTACAGAATGAGTCTACAGATGattaa
- the LOC114121152 gene encoding uncharacterized protein LOC114121152 isoform X3, producing the protein MIRHSGEPHTHKPRNYDEDLLKRNFLMKIRERAINENTPNRAIFDEEIKKTPKLRGKVTFSSTARRMQRFRQPQKMQGPLFPIEDNELIDAINDFKNIPLEESTTSDGQECKSDIIFNAENHIEVIEVDDIDMESNEYTDEVESEAFNEKDDKENVSKNIKKETDKTVNMFCCIYCNKWQEPQLFEFVPNQKSKTIELKEKEEKKNVSLPINRSSPVTIDNSSENTLNNNQTSTSSTIEDSEVHEDVSENNDANNDIICKQENNNLDVGTDIPETSNLDTPEFCKSSGLEKKKKVERKLGFLQMRIDSTIYFDNMGYSYQIQNEKNDKKYLRCVVWGKKKCPGRAHLNIKTLNIIRSRGHNHLPSSNCDAEKQARAFLHAIKQRAQEENTPLKTIYSEEIKNFPLANTVVNYANATRRMQRTRRLKNQPSTVLDKEPPLLLSVQVIPGTRRGTSLYLDELGYYYHNDALTNSGKIVRCTKNRKTATDEACHSRGYMRASGDGFVIYRTKEHNHPPGDLKRNPLERSFINTLCERARNELHLGLKDIYNEEVERFLDVADKIPYRMAWRSMARTRQPPKASGEVKLVSVKVVSGIWDGYTLYRDEIGFLYSMRKGRKLAWCQMNTKIKCLVKGTISVENDTTMLEFTGEHNHPPLGDDEFQAAMFLERIMVRSVEENGKPKKFYDEELVNFPGADKRITLSYAREKIKARRKSALKKSTTHETLETICEPLHYVEFWDDDPNSIDLTEDVLSDDEDFSEKSKDFNIYSDEQGFKFSLVNVKDEARYLECIMKYNGCDATGEMFKGENDEWLFIPNSDPHNHLPHEDQPNDVQNESTDD; encoded by the exons ATGATTCGTCATTCAGGAGaaccacacacacataaaccAAGAAACTATGATGAAGATTTATTGAAgagaaattttttaatgaaaattagaGAAAGAGCAATCAACGAGAACACACCTAATAGAGCAATTTTTgatgaagaaataaaaaa aACACCAAAACTTAGAGGTAAAGTTACCTTTTCGAGCACTGCAAGAAGGATGCAGAGATTTCGTCAACCACAAAAAATGCAGGGTCCATTATTTCCTATAGAAGACAATGAACTCATTGAtgcaataaatgattttaaaaatattccacTTGAAGAAAGTACTACTAGTGATGGTCAAGAGTGTAAatctgatataatatttaatgctgAGAATCATATAGAAGTTATAGAAGTTGATGACATTGATATGGAAAGTAATGAATATACTGATGAGGTTGAAAGTGAAGCTTTCAATGAAAAAGATGACAAAGAGaatgtttctaaaaatattaaaaaagaaacagaTAAAACTGTGAATATGtttt gttgtatttattgtaataagtgGCAAGAACCTCAACTTTTTGAATTTGTCCCTaatcaaaaatctaaaacaattgaattaaaagaaaaagaagagaaaaaaaatgtatcattaccTATTAATCGTTCTAGTCCAGTAACTATTGATAATTCCTcagaaaatacattaaataataatcaaacttCTACAAGTTCTACAATTGAAGATTCTGAAGTTCACGAAGATGTATCTGAAAATAATGATGctaataatgacataatatgtaaacaagaaaataataatttagatgtaGGTACTGATATTCCAGAAACTTCTAATCTAGACACACCTGAATTTTGTAAATCATCTGgcctagaaaaaaaaaaaaaagttgaacgCAAATTAGGATTTTTGCAAATGCGAATTGattcaacaatatattttgataatatggGTTATAgttatcaaattcaaaatgaaaaaaatgacaagaa gtacttaagatGTGTTGTTTGGGGTAAAAAGAAATGCCCAGGTCGAGcccatttaaacataaaaacattgaatattattagatcTAGAGGACACAATCATTTACCATCATCTAATTGTGATGCTGAAAAACAAGCTAGAGCATTTTTGCATGCTATTAAACAAAGGGCTCAAGAAGAAAATACtcctttaaaaactatttattcagAAGAAATAaagaa ctTTCCTCTTGCTAATACTGTGGTTAATTATGCAAATGCTACCAGACGAATGCAACGGACAAgaagattaaaaaatcaacCTAGTACGGTATTAGATAAAGAACCACCATTACTATTATCCGTTCAAGTGATACCAGGTACTCGACGTGGTACATCTTTATATTTAGATGAACTAggttattattaccataatgATGCATTAACGAACAGTggaaa aatagtaAGATGTaccaaaaatagaaaaacagcAACTGATGAAGCATGTCATTCGAGAGGATATATGCGTGCTTCTGGAGATGGATTTGTCATTTATAGAACTAAAGAGCATAATCATCCACCAGGAGATCTTAAGAGAAATCCATTAGAACGATCGTTCATTAATACCTTATGTGAACGAGCACGAAATGAACTTCATTTGGGTCTTAAAGATATTTACAATGAAGAAGTCGAAag GTTTCTTGATGTAGCAGATAAAATTCCTTATCGAATGGCATGGCGAAGTATGGCTAGAACGAGGCAACCTCCTAAAGCATCTGGGGAAGTTAAACTAGTTAGTGTAAAAGTTGTTTCAGGAATTTGGGATGGATATACACTTTATCGAGATGAAATAGGatttttgtattcaatgaGGAAAGGAAGAAA ACTTGCATGGTGTcaaatgaatacaaaaataaaatgtttagttaaaGGCACAATATCAGTTGAGAATGATACTACAATGTTAGAGTTTACTGGAGAACATAATCATCCACCATTGGGCGATGATGAGTTTCAAGCAGCTATGTTTCTTGAAAGAATTATGGTTAGAAGTGTGGAAGAAAACggtaaaccaaaaaaattctATGATGAAGAATTAGTCAA CTTTCCCGGTGCTGATAAACGTATAACATTGTCATATGCACGTGAGAAAATAAAAGCTAGGAGAAAAAGTGCtttgaaaaaaagtacaaCCCATGAAACGTTAGAAACTATTTGTGAACCGTTGCATTATGTTGAATTTTGGGATGATGACCCTAATTCTATCGACTTAACTGAAGATGTTTTATCTGACGATGAAGATTTTAGTGAAAAGTcaaaagattttaatatttactcagATGAACAAGGATTCAAATTTTCTTTAGTCAATGTAAAAGATGAAGCtag atATTTAGAATGTATTATGAAGTACAATGGATGTGATGCCACAGGAGAAATGTTTAAAGGTGAAAATGATGAGTGGCTATTTATTCCTAATAGCGATCCTCACAACCATTTACCTCATGAAGATCAACCAAATGATGTACAGAATGAGTCTACAGATGattaa